DNA sequence from the Ovis canadensis isolate MfBH-ARS-UI-01 breed Bighorn chromosome 2, ARS-UI_OviCan_v2, whole genome shotgun sequence genome:
GTGTACACTTATATACTTCTATATAATTTCCCCATTTTTTCTTCTTGACGCAgctttttaacaaaatatattatGATGGCAATAGCATTTCTATTGAGAAGATATGATTTAAAAGCTGCTTACTGTTTAAAATCATAgtaaaattaaatcatttttgcAAAGATCTGGGTATCATATTAGTATTAGGGTCCCAAGCACATTTCTGTAATAGACTTATTTTGATTTGCACTTGATTTACAATGACCACTGTCAACTCTGggtggtttttaaaataatttgttatcCTTAGAACtaattttattctgcttttctccttttttctttaaacctaaACTGTGCACTTATCTAAACGATCCTTTCATCAGGTGGTTGATGTTCATGTCAGTTTTGAGTAGGGGAAAGTATAGTATAGTACAAAATATACCTTCTCCCTCTACTGGCCATTTCTGAAAAATAGCCTGTCTATTCATTGACATTTTGTTTGCATTATCAGCAGATATGTAGCAGGATAGACAAGCTAATGAATTCAGTAGTGATTCTAGGCCTGACAAACactgaaatttttgaaattttggtgAGAAATTCAGTAGATAATGGTAATTATAACCCACAGAAAATGTGAAGAAGTTCTAAAACCAATAAATCAGGATTTATTATagggaatttcatttttaaaatatatttctataatgaTATACCTTCTTTTAGAAAGTGTTTCCATTCTGTAACTGGGATATATCTATATTCAgtggaaaatgagaaataagcaagagaaaaggaaatacatttaggcttctttttttcatttcattttccacaGAGGATCCATTTTATAGTTTAGACAGTGAACTTGATCTTATAGGTGAAAGTGAGTGATTATAAAACTATAGAGAAATACTTGACATCTTTCACAATTTGATTTCCAAGGCCCACATTTCACTTGTGCTGTGCAAACTGTCATATCTGAAAGGAGAGGCCACCAAGGATTTTGAAAAAGAGGGCTAGCTGGTTATTCAGAAGAAATGATTCTTCATGGTACTTGACTAGAGGAGGACAGTATATATGAGTCACTTGGCTCAGTCATAAGCCTGTTTCCTTCCAGATGCCtcattccaactctttgccatcatGTTGTTGGCTGGCAACTGTTGGCTTTGTGAACCTAGACACTGgcaaatgatttttgttttcaggaGGTCTGAATTAAAATTAAGAGGAAAAGTAGTATTGGGAGAGGGAAGTTTGTTTTCTCTACCTGGATTCtgacatgagaaaaataaagttatcttttttcacagagaagaaaataaaaacccacaTGGTTGTTTTTAATGTAGTTGAAACCACCCATATTGTGACTGAAAACAAAATCCTCTAAAATTATTTAGCATGGATACCTAATTAGTCAGACAATGAACTTAGGCTGTTTTTATTTCAGCTCTTAAAGGTAAGGTTTTGTGGTCTGTCGTAAGTAAAACTCATAACATTAAAAGGGAAACAATCCAAACAAATGCTAAGTATGAAATATAAATACACTAGGGATTATAGAAAAGACAgaatcaaaatagaaaaacagagcaaaaacattttttaaaatttgtcagtATCTTTTTGTCATTCTTAATAATGACTGAAATATGGTCTTAAAATCATAGCTATATTCTATGAGTACTTGTTTTGGGCAATACGGTATCCTAATAAGCATGTTACTGTATCCTAATAAGCATGTTACTGTTACATAAGTGATATATAATACATAGTTTTGTTTTTGACATCTGAGGCTCAAACAGAGTAACATGATGTGGCCCATACAGATTGTAATTAGTCAAGCAGGATTCCTGACTCAGGTCTCTATGATCCCAAAGTCCTTGCCACTTTCTCTGTATGCCATTACCTGTATAATTACTGTATAATTGGTGAGCTGACTATTTATCTGTAGAATTCAAACCAACCTGTTCACTTTAGGGCAGGGTGGGTACTGAAAACTtgcacttttctatttttttcatatactttatattttttctctcagCAGATCAACATGAAATAATTGTCATTCCaacaaacagagaaaataatatgaaaaatggaGTGAGGGGAACAGAAATCAATGTAGCAGGCGTTGCCAAAAATAACAACGTGGACATAGAAGTTGACAGACTATCAAATTATCAGGCATATAAAACTGATACTGCTGGATGTTACAAAGAAAATCTTTCTGTTTCATCAGCACCAGATCAAAACCTGATTCAACCCAgtgcagaaaagacaaaaatgcaaGATGCGGCAATTCAGACAATCCCTTCCTGTGACAGTTTTGATGGGGATCAGCAAGATCATAATTTGTCTGACGTCAAAGTTGATGAAAGTGTGCAAACTTCAAGTAACAACAAATCAACTCAACGCTTATCTTTGAGCCCACAAGATTCTGTAGATATCTCAGGAGAATTCAGGAGTCAGGGCCCCCTTGTACATACAGAGGAGCAACTCACCATAAAAGATCCATCTTGTGCAGGTGGTAATGACAATCTTTTGCCTCCTGTAGATGGAACTGATAAAAATTCAACAGCTTATGTAAAGAAttatccattttacagacaagattATATTCCCAAGCCAAAACCTTCAAATGAAATTACAAGAGAGTACATACCCAAAATTGGGATGACTACTTATAAAATAGTGCCTCCCCGATCCCTAGAAATATCCAAAGATTGGGAATCGGAAACCATAGGGTATAAAAATGATCAAGAGATACATACTTTAGGGAAAAAGGACACTTATGAGAATGTGAAAGAAACAACAGTCCAAACAGAAGATCTCCTCATTTCTGAAAGCCCAAAGGAGTCACAAGCAGACCTGAAATCAAAGCCTACCCTGAGAACAGAGCAGCAGATGCAAAGTGAGGAGAGCTTAACCCGCAGCAGAATGGTGAATCCTCTGAAACCTCCCAGAATGACGAGTGACACTGGCACGGCTCCTTTTGCGCCAAAATTGGAAGATATAAACAATATTTTGGAGTCAAAATTTAAATCGCGGGTTTCAAATCCCCACTCCAAACCAAGCGCTTTTTTCTTGCAGATGCAAAAAAGAGTTTCAGATCACTATGTGACATCTGCAGCCGCCAAGAGTGTTCAAGCTGCCTCTAATCCTGCTCCAAAGGAATTAATAAAGAAAGAGGTGGAAGGAGATACAATACCTCCTCCAGAGCCAGCTCTTTCTCCCTTAAGTAAAACTATTCAATCTCTTCCACAGACACACATTCAAAACACTGATGATGACAGCAATCAGAAGCCTACTGAAACCTCTCCTCCTGTGGCCTCTCCGCCGCctccacctccccctcctcccgtGGCCGCCCCGCTTCCCCCTCCTCCCGTGgcctccccccttccccctcctcccgtggcctccccccttccccctccccccgtGGCCGCCCCGCTTCCCCCTCCTCCCGTGGCCTCCAAACCGGTTCCTCTGCCCAAGAGTCAGTTAGCAATGCCGAATCTGAGAACTCTGAAGACTTTTGGTGCCCCACGACCATactccagctctgctccttcACCGTTTGCCCTCGCTGTGGTGAAACGGTCACAGTCTTTCAGCAAAAGCCCTACAGAGTCATGCAGCGAGGAGACCAAGGGTGCCTCTGCCAGAACTCCAACTGATGCAGAGAAAGGGAAGGTTCCTTCTGTAAATACATCTGGGAACATGCCACAACTAGGTGTGAGTGATAAGGTAAATGTAGCCTTTTATAAAACAGGGGATTCTTATACAACATGACTTCAATGGGTTTAAAAAGCCTGTGTGTGACTTAATTCATAATCTGCAATGAAGATgctgtagggggaaaaaaatgagtagTAATACATAGAATCTGATTATTTACTCTCAGTCattataattcatttaatttaatcaGATATTACTATAAGGTCATTAAATAATCacctcatttgcaaatatttagttTCTTTGCTCATACATTTGTATACCGTACTATAGttctgactagttttctgtgttttGCTTATTTCAGTTTGTTGAAAACTTTCCTGGATGTTCtggtttactttattttcttctccaattctCCATAATAGCAAAACAAATTGTTGTAATTATATAAAAACATAAGCAGCATCAAAGACTAGATAAAATAACCAAACATATCTCAGCTCTGCACTTTGTCATATACACTCAACCTGAGCTTACCAAATAttgttatatataatttaaattaaaatcagtttaaatatgtaattttctttttttaatataaatttatttaattggaggctaattactttataatattgtactggttttgccatacatcaacatgaatccaccacgggtgtacacgtgtttcccacctgaacccccctcccacctccctccccataccatttctctgggtcatcccagtgcaccaagcatcctgtatcatgcatcgaaccttgactggcaattcatttcacatatgatattttacatgtttcaatgccattctcccaaatcatcccaccctctccctctcccacagagtccaaaagactgttctatacatctgtgtctcttttgctgtcttgcatacagggttatcgtcaccatttttctaaattccatatatatgtgttagtatactgtattagtgtttttctttctggcttactactgtgtacaataggctccagtttcatccacctcattagaactgattcaaatgtattctttttaatggctgagtaatattccattctgtatatgtaccacagctttcttatccattcatctgctgatggacatctaggttgcttccatgtcctggctattagaaacagtgctgcgatgaacattggggtacatgtgtctctttcaattctggtttcctcggtgtgtatgcccagcagtgggattgctgggtcataaggcagttctatttccagttttaagGAATCtatatactgttctccatagtggcttacTAGTTtgcatgcccaccaacagtgtaagagggttcccttttctccacaccctttccagcatttattgcttgtagacttttggatccctcccattctgactggcgtgaaatggtacctcattgtgattttgatttgcatttctctgataatgagtgatgttgagcatcttttcatgtgtttgttagctatctgtatgtctttggagaaatgtctgtttagttctttggcccatattttgattgggtcatttatttttctggaattgagctgcaggagttgcttgtatatttttgagattaagtctttgtcagttgcttcatttgctattattttctcccattctgaaggctgtctttttacctttcttatagtttcctttgttgtgcagaagcttttaattttaattagatcccatttgtttatttttgcttttatttccaatattctgggaggtggatcatatcatagaggatcctgctgtaatttatgtcggagagtgttttgcctatgttgtcctctaggagttttatagtttctggtcttacatttagatctttaatccattctgagtttatttttgtgtatggtgttagaaagtgttctagtttcattcttttacaagtggttgaccagttttcccagcaccacttgttaaagagattgtcttttctccattgtatattcttgcctcctttgtcgaagatacggtgtccataggtgcatggctttatctctgggctttctattttgttccattgatctatatttccgtctttgtgccagtaccatactgtcttgatgactgtggctttgtagtggagcctgaagtcaggcaggttgattcctccagttctgttcttctttctcaagattgctttggctatttgaggtttcttgtatttacatacaaattgtgaaattatttgttctagctctgtgaaaaatactgttttctgttttgttaattcaGTGTCAACATTccagttatatgtatgttgacCAAAATATCACTTAACCACCAtctaaccttcagttcagttgtgtccgactctctgcgaccccatgaactgcagcacaccaggcctccctgtccatcaccaactcccagagttcactcaaactcacgtccatccagttggtgatgccatccagccatgtcatcctctgttgtcccgttctcctcctgcccccaatccctcccagcatcagagtcttttccaatgagtcaagtcttcgcatgaggtggccaaagtactggtttcagctttagcatcattccttccaaagaacatccaggactgatctcctttagaatggactggttggatctccttgcagtccatgagactctcaagagtcttctccaacaccacagttcaaaagcatcaattcttcggtgcccagctttctttatagtccaactctcacatccatacatgactactggaaaaaccatagccttgactagacagacctttgttggcaaagtaatgtttctgcttttgaatatgctgtgtaggctggtcataactttccttccaaggagtaagcatcttttaatttcctggctgcaatcaccatctgcagtgattttggaggccccccaaaataaagtctgacattgtttccccatgtatttcccatgaagtgatgggaccagatgccatgatcttcattttctgaatgttgagctttaagccaactttttcactctcccctttcactttcatcaagaggctttttagttcctcttgactttctgccataagggtggtgtcatctgcatatctgaccttAGTGATGTACAAAAGGAGAATTTGTTGACTTCATGTTGGATCAACTAAATGATATAATTTGCTAGACTCAAGTAGTATAGTTAGAGGATGCAATTCACAGTATGAATTATGATAATTCCCATgcgattaaaaaaatacattgtgtACTTTTTCTGATGTGTTTAAAGAATACTTTCATATTTGTATGACAGTTCCAGAAGTATTTTATGCTACTTTTTCAAACACGCCCAGAGTAACAGAACATTAACCATGTTGCCAAGTAAAGATTTTTCCATAATTTAAAGGAATATTTaccttgaaaaatatttctttatagtttgtatttttgtttattacttTGATATCATATCAGAAAGATATATATGATCTAGAGATTAATTCTTTACTTGGGAGCAAAGCCtgtgttttttttcttagaaTGGAATACCATTTCTAAACAACAGAAGCTTGATTTAGATAATACAGTTTTTGAGCCATTGCCTGAGTTCTGTTTAACTCATCTtttataaagatatttatttggcagtttgaaaaagacatttttaagatTGTTTGAATACAGTTGCCAGTGAAATCAGTTACTAAATATTCCTTCCTAAGAAGTTTAATTAAAGTTTTGATTCTtaaatttctaatatttattttcagtctcatgggaaaaataaaacatgggCATCACTTCATCCCAGTGACTTCCAGAAAGACAAAATAAGCTGTTACATAGTCATTAATACTTCTTTATTAGAAGATGTGTTAGGTTCAACCAGtatgaaattgccaatatttgtccATTTGTACCATCAAAAATAACTTCATAATACTAATATATTGGAACTATGAaaatgggtttgtttttgtttttttaagtctgtggatttttattattactttgtcTCTTCTGACTCTATTGGAGAAATCAGGATTATTTCATTTACTCAAGGACAGTAAAATTACCACTGCACTGTGAAACAAAGAGACATATCACTTTTCTTCCTTAGCCTCCTGAGTTCAAAATGAGGGAAAGTAAGGCCCTTGTCTTCCAGTTGAGCCTGACATCAGATATAACTCAGTGGATGAGGAAATAGTTTAAGAACACCCATTTGCTACACTGGTGTTTTAAAGAGCTATTGATGATGAAAGTGTTTTGAACAGTGGTCCATTCTTCACCTGGTATTCATATAACgttcacatttatttttacagGAAAATAACTCTGCGCATAATGAACAGAATCCTCAAATACCATCTCCAACTGACTGCCCGTCGGTCACCCTTAAGAGGCAAAGTTCTGTGACATTCCAAAGCTCTGACCCAGAACAGATCCGACAGAGCTTGCTGACTGCAATTCGTTCTGGAGAGGCTGCTGCCAAACTGAAAAGGGTAAGTTTTCTTTATCAGATGGGTGACATTGGGTTTATTTTCAACAGTGTCAAACTAATACTTAGGGGAAATTGTTTTCTGGCTTTTAAATCTGAACAGGGAAGATGCCAGAAGTTCCTCTTTTATAAGTCAAGGGTCATTTTGAAGCATAAGTTGAGAGTCTAGAGTGTTACACATCCTTAAATCTATGTCAGGTCTATTTTCCAAACACGGGCCAGGTGCAGAAAGCAAGTTTTGCTCAttattatataactatatatagaaAGTGCCCCGGAAAGTGcctcttattttaagaaactgtgtTAGCACAGCAAGAAAGAGTCTTTTGGAAAGAAAGTCCCTCCTTTACTCCAGAAAAGCTGTGCTATTGTAAGAGCCTGCAAGTTTTCAGTCCTGGCTCCTATAGTAATCAGCTACTACCGTACTGATTGGCTGGTTAAGGGGGGAGGAGTTTTATAGGCTAAACtaaaaaaatgaagggaaaatctAGGGAATTTAGATGATACCTAATGCAGAAATTCAAGTTTTAATAATATACTGCGAGAGTCTAGCTTCAACTGACATGAGAGCAAGGTAACACACTCT
Encoded proteins:
- the COBLL1 gene encoding cordon-bleu protein-like 1 isoform X4, giving the protein MDGRAPRVQDAPAALPPAAPAGRKPKAKAPLPPAETKCLDASSVDDSVESSAFIMDQKENMMDKDIELLVVLPGDIIKSTTVNGSKPMMDLLIFLCAQYHLNPSSHTIDLLSAEKNPIKFKPNTPIGMLEVEKVILKPKTLDKKKPTPLIPEKTVRVVINFKKTQKTIVRVSPHAPLQELLAIICSKCEFDPLHTQLLKDYQSQEPLDLTKSLNELGLRELYAIDVSKATSVTAFNKSSLQESCQISQNLDLMKDKESKGIFSLFQRSKKKREQTVSAPATPLVSKHRPTFTKSNTISKQYISNTLPSDAPKKRRAPLPPMPGPQSAPQDPAHIQERPASCMVKSPSVDETEESSYGAGRVRTGSLQLSSTSAGNSSLKRTKRKAPSPPSTTVLLQSNENSHVTATQSVPAVPTDSGIEVSSSEGLSSPEASLGPGNEQCAVSQLPAEAPVSGCPGTPEAAATSLPSGISSDYSLEEIDEKEELSEMPKDEAENTFLKSQDSPTVSTDIINTLKNDPDSAPGSATGESSQNSKEEKQGTRNTDEQRPHIVVYNSSDKETVVDSVRNFKSLDPNQEKADQHEIIVIPTNRENNMKNGVRGTEINVAGVAKNNNVDIEVDRLSNYQAYKTDTAGCYKENLSVSSAPDQNLIQPSAEKTKMQDAAIQTIPSCDSFDGDQQDHNLSDVKVDESVQTSSNNKSTQRLSLSPQDSVDISGEFRSQGPLVHTEEQLTIKDPSCAGGNDNLLPPVDGTDKNSTAYVKNYPFYRQDYIPKPKPSNEITREYIPKIGMTTYKIVPPRSLEISKDWESETIGYKNDQEIHTLGKKDTYENVKETTVQTEDLLISESPKESQADLKSKPTLRTEQQMQSEESLTRSRMVNPLKPPRMTSDTGTAPFAPKLEDINNILESKFKSRVSNPHSKPSAFFLQMQKRVSDHYVTSAAAKSVQAASNPAPKELIKKEVEGDTIPPPEPALSPLSKTIQSLPQTHIQNTDDDSNQKPTETSPPVASPPPPPPPPPVAAPLPPPPVASPLPPPPVASPLPPPPVAAPLPPPPVASKPVPLPKSQLAMPNLRTLKTFGAPRPYSSSAPSPFALAVVKRSQSFSKSPTESCSEETKGASARTPTDAEKGKVPSVNTSGNMPQLGVSDKENNSAHNEQNPQIPSPTDCPSVTLKRQSSVTFQSSDPEQIRQSLLTAIRSGEAAAKLKRVTVQSNTIYVNGKSRLSRSVSLDSPGNR
- the COBLL1 gene encoding cordon-bleu protein-like 1 isoform X2, giving the protein MGQAVTRCLGARARAAPFKAMDGRAPRVQDAPAALPPAAPAGRKPKAKAPLPPAETKCLDASSVDDSVESSAFIMDQKENMMDKDIELLVVLPGDIIKSTTVNGSKPMMDLLIFLCAQYHLNPSSHTIDLLSAEKNPIKFKPNTPIGMLEVEKVILKPKTLDKKKPTPLIPEKTVRVVINFKKTQKTIVRVSPHAPLQELLAIICSKCEFDPLHTQLLKDYQSQEPLDLTKSLNELGLRELYAIDVSKATSVTAFNKSSLQESCQISQNLDLMKDKESKGIFSLFQRSKKKREQTVSAPATPLVSKHRPTFTKSNTISKQYISNTLPSDAPKKRRAPLPPMPGPQSAPQDPAHIQERPASCMVKSPSVDETEESSYGAGRVRTGSLQLSSTSAGNSSLKRTKRKAPSPPSTTVLLQSNENSHVTATQSVPAVPTDSGIEVSSSEGLSSPEASLGPGNEQCAVSQLPAEAPVSGCPGTPEAAATSLPSGISSDYSLEEIDEKEELSEMPKDEAENTFLKSQDSPTVSTDIINTLKNDPDSAPGSATGESSQNSKEEKQGTRNTDEQRPHIVVYNSSDKETVVDSVRNFKSLDPNQEKDQHEIIVIPTNRENNMKNGVRGTEINVAGVAKNNNVDIEVDRLSNYQAYKTDTAGCYKENLSVSSAPDQNLIQPSAEKTKMQDAAIQTIPSCDSFDGDQQDHNLSDVKVDESVQTSSNNKSTQRLSLSPQDSVDISGEFRSQGPLVHTEEQLTIKDPSCAGGNDNLLPPVDGTDKNSTAYVKNYPFYRQDYIPKPKPSNEITREYIPKIGMTTYKIVPPRSLEISKDWESETIGYKNDQEIHTLGKKDTYENVKETTVQTEDLLISESPKESQADLKSKPTLRTEQQMQSEESLTRSRMVNPLKPPRMTSDTGTAPFAPKLEDINNILESKFKSRVSNPHSKPSAFFLQMQKRVSDHYVTSAAAKSVQAASNPAPKELIKKEVEGDTIPPPEPALSPLSKTIQSLPQTHIQNTDDDSNQKPTETSPPVASPPPPPPPPPVAAPLPPPPVASPLPPPPVASPLPPPPVAAPLPPPPVASKPVPLPKSQLAMPNLRTLKTFGAPRPYSSSAPSPFALAVVKRSQSFSKSPTESCSEETKGASARTPTDAEKGKVPSVNTSGNMPQLGVSDKENNSAHNEQNPQIPSPTDCPSVTLKRQSSVTFQSSDPEQIRQSLLTAIRSGEAAAKLKRVTVQSNTIYVNGKSRLSRSVSLDSPGNR
- the COBLL1 gene encoding cordon-bleu protein-like 1 isoform X1, coding for MGQAVTRCLGARARAAPFKAMDGRAPRVQDAPAALPPAAPAGRKPKAKAPLPPAETKCLDASSVDDSVESSAFIMDQKENMMDKDIELLVVLPGDIIKSTTVNGSKPMMDLLIFLCAQYHLNPSSHTIDLLSAEKNPIKFKPNTPIGMLEVEKVILKPKTLDKKKPTPLIPEKTVRVVINFKKTQKTIVRVSPHAPLQELLAIICSKCEFDPLHTQLLKDYQSQEPLDLTKSLNELGLRELYAIDVSKATSVTAFNKSSLQESCQISQNLDLMKDKESKGIFSLFQRSKKKREQTVSAPATPLVSKHRPTFTKSNTISKQYISNTLPSDAPKKRRAPLPPMPGPQSAPQDPAHIQERPASCMVKSPSVDETEESSYGAGRVRTGSLQLSSTSAGNSSLKRTKRKAPSPPSTTVLLQSNENSHVTATQSVPAVPTDSGIEVSSSEGLSSPEASLGPGNEQCAVSQLPAEAPVSGCPGTPEAAATSLPSGISSDYSLEEIDEKEELSEMPKDEAENTFLKSQDSPTVSTDIINTLKNDPDSAPGSATGESSQNSKEEKQGTRNTDEQRPHIVVYNSSDKETVVDSVRNFKSLDPNQEKADQHEIIVIPTNRENNMKNGVRGTEINVAGVAKNNNVDIEVDRLSNYQAYKTDTAGCYKENLSVSSAPDQNLIQPSAEKTKMQDAAIQTIPSCDSFDGDQQDHNLSDVKVDESVQTSSNNKSTQRLSLSPQDSVDISGEFRSQGPLVHTEEQLTIKDPSCAGGNDNLLPPVDGTDKNSTAYVKNYPFYRQDYIPKPKPSNEITREYIPKIGMTTYKIVPPRSLEISKDWESETIGYKNDQEIHTLGKKDTYENVKETTVQTEDLLISESPKESQADLKSKPTLRTEQQMQSEESLTRSRMVNPLKPPRMTSDTGTAPFAPKLEDINNILESKFKSRVSNPHSKPSAFFLQMQKRVSDHYVTSAAAKSVQAASNPAPKELIKKEVEGDTIPPPEPALSPLSKTIQSLPQTHIQNTDDDSNQKPTETSPPVASPPPPPPPPPVAAPLPPPPVASPLPPPPVASPLPPPPVAAPLPPPPVASKPVPLPKSQLAMPNLRTLKTFGAPRPYSSSAPSPFALAVVKRSQSFSKSPTESCSEETKGASARTPTDAEKGKVPSVNTSGNMPQLGVSDKENNSAHNEQNPQIPSPTDCPSVTLKRQSSVTFQSSDPEQIRQSLLTAIRSGEAAAKLKRVTVQSNTIYVNGKSRLSRSVSLDSPGNR
- the COBLL1 gene encoding cordon-bleu protein-like 1 isoform X3, with the translated sequence MPPSPIATSGRPSGGGGGELPGSRDGDGAGRKPKAKAPLPPAETKCLDASSVDDSVESSAFIMDQKENMMDKDIELLVVLPGDIIKSTTVNGSKPMMDLLIFLCAQYHLNPSSHTIDLLSAEKNPIKFKPNTPIGMLEVEKVILKPKTLDKKKPTPLIPEKTVRVVINFKKTQKTIVRVSPHAPLQELLAIICSKCEFDPLHTQLLKDYQSQEPLDLTKSLNELGLRELYAIDVSKATSVTAFNKSSLQESCQISQNLDLMKDKESKGIFSLFQRSKKKREQTVSAPATPLVSKHRPTFTKSNTISKQYISNTLPSDAPKKRRAPLPPMPGPQSAPQDPAHIQERPASCMVKSPSVDETEESSYGAGRVRTGSLQLSSTSAGNSSLKRTKRKAPSPPSTTVLLQSNENSHVTATQSVPAVPTDSGIEVSSSEGLSSPEASLGPGNEQCAVSQLPAEAPVSGCPGTPEAAATSLPSGISSDYSLEEIDEKEELSEMPKDEAENTFLKSQDSPTVSTDIINTLKNDPDSAPGSATGESSQNSKEEKQGTRNTDEQRPHIVVYNSSDKETVVDSVRNFKSLDPNQEKDQHEIIVIPTNRENNMKNGVRGTEINVAGVAKNNNVDIEVDRLSNYQAYKTDTAGCYKENLSVSSAPDQNLIQPSAEKTKMQDAAIQTIPSCDSFDGDQQDHNLSDVKVDESVQTSSNNKSTQRLSLSPQDSVDISGEFRSQGPLVHTEEQLTIKDPSCAGGNDNLLPPVDGTDKNSTAYVKNYPFYRQDYIPKPKPSNEITREYIPKIGMTTYKIVPPRSLEISKDWESETIGYKNDQEIHTLGKKDTYENVKETTVQTEDLLISESPKESQADLKSKPTLRTEQQMQSEESLTRSRMVNPLKPPRMTSDTGTAPFAPKLEDINNILESKFKSRVSNPHSKPSAFFLQMQKRVSDHYVTSAAAKSVQAASNPAPKELIKKEVEGDTIPPPEPALSPLSKTIQSLPQTHIQNTDDDSNQKPTETSPPVASPPPPPPPPPVAAPLPPPPVASPLPPPPVASPLPPPPVAAPLPPPPVASKPVPLPKSQLAMPNLRTLKTFGAPRPYSSSAPSPFALAVVKRSQSFSKSPTESCSEETKGASARTPTDAEKGKVPSVNTSGNMPQLGVSDKENNSAHNEQNPQIPSPTDCPSVTLKRQSSVTFQSSDPEQIRQSLLTAIRSGEAAAKLKRVTVQSNTIYVNGKSRLSRSVSLDSPGNR
- the COBLL1 gene encoding cordon-bleu protein-like 1 isoform X6; this encodes MPPSPIATSGRPSGGGGGELPGSRDGDGAGRKPKAKAPLPPAETKCLDASSVDDSVESSAFIMDQKENMMDKDIELLVVLPGDIIKSTTVNGSKPMMDLLIFLCAQYHLNPSSHTIDLLSAEKNPIKFKPNTPIGMLEVEKVILKPKTLDKKKPTPLIPEKTVRVVINFKKTQKTIVRVSPHAPLQELLAIICSKCEFDPLHTQLLKDYQSQEPLDLTKSLNELGLRELYAIDVSKATSVTAFNKSSLQESCQISQNLDLMKDKESKGIFSLFQRSKKKREQTVSAPATPLVSKHRPTFTKSNTISKQYISNTLPSDAPKKRRAPLPPMPGPQSAPQDPAHIQERPASCMVKSPSVDETEESSYGAGRVRTGSLQLSSTSAGNSSLKRTKRKAPSPPSTTVLLQSNENSHVTATQSVPAVPTDSGIEVSSSEGLSSPEASLGPGNEQCAVSQLPAEAPVSGCPGTPEAAATSLPSGISSDYSLEEIDEKEELSEMPKDEAENTFLKSQDSPTVSTDIINTLKNDPDSAPGSATGESSQNSKEEKQGTRNTDEQRPHIVVYNSSDKETVVDSVRNFKSLDPNQEKADQHEIIVIPTNRENNMKNGVRGTEINVAGVAKNNNVDIEVDRLSNYQAYKTDTAGCYKENLSVSSAPDQNLIQPSAEKTKMQDAAIQTIPSCDSFDGDQQDHNLSDVKVDESVQTSSNNKSTQRLSLSPQDSVDISGEFRSQGPLVHTEEQLTIKDPSCAGGNDNLLPPVDGTDKNSTAYVKNYPFYRQDYIPKPKPSNEITREYIPKIGMTTYKIVPPRSLEISKDWESETIGYKNDQEIHTLGKKDTYENVKETTVQTEDLLISESPKESQADLKSKPTLRTEQQMQSEESLTRSRMVNPLKPPRMTSDTGTAPFAPKLEDINNILESKFKSRVSNPHSKPSAFFLQMQKRVSDHYVTSAAAKSVQAASNPAPKELIKKEVEGDTIPPPEPALSPLSKTIQSLPQTHIQNTDDDSNQKPTETSPPVASPPPPPPPPPVAAPLPPPPVASPLPPPPVASPLPPPPVAAPLPPPPVASKPVPLPKSQLAMPNLRTLKTFGAPRPYSSSAPSPFALAVVKRSQSFSKSPTESCSEETKGASARTPTDAEKGKVPSVNTSGNMPQLGVSDKENNSAHNEQNPQIPSPTDCPSVTLKRQSSVTFQSSDPEQIRQSLLTAIRSGEAAAKLKRVTVQSNTIYVNGKSRLSRSVSLDSPGNR